One window from the genome of Pirellulales bacterium encodes:
- a CDS encoding RNA polymerase sigma factor: MANRIPHTERLTEWVRDHARPVRGFLAAMIRDQHAVDDLLQEVFCRAWQARERYAEQGTPRAYLLRIADRLVCDRARVAGRERIITEAHWEQVEPVVADGPPLAALLSTENRQQLAEALEILSDVQRRTLLLRYYGDMEFQEIAQTLGCPTNTVLSHARRGLMALRKLLVENPS; this comes from the coding sequence ATGGCCAATCGCATCCCGCACACCGAGCGCCTGACCGAATGGGTCCGCGACCATGCGCGGCCGGTGCGGGGATTTTTGGCGGCCATGATCCGCGACCAGCACGCGGTGGACGATCTGCTGCAAGAGGTATTCTGCCGAGCCTGGCAAGCCCGCGAACGCTACGCCGAACAGGGCACACCGCGTGCTTACCTGCTGCGGATCGCGGACCGGTTGGTTTGCGATCGGGCCCGGGTGGCAGGACGCGAACGAATCATTACCGAGGCGCATTGGGAACAAGTCGAGCCGGTCGTGGCTGATGGTCCGCCGCTGGCGGCGCTATTGAGCACCGAGAACCGGCAACAACTGGCCGAAGCGTTGGAGATCCTCAGCGACGTGCAGCGACGCACATTACTACTGCGATACTACGGCGATATGGAATTCCAGGAAATCGCACAGACTCTGGGATGCCCAACCAACACGGTGCTGAGCCATGCCCGCCGCGGATTGATGGCACTGCGAAAGCTGTTGGTGGAGAATCCGTCGTGA
- a CDS encoding DUF6655 family protein — MKSRCWTFAIAGTLSVLAGCVTTKQTDTARTGVEQLLLSTATDQALDKIDLAPIARAKVFVDTQYLDCVDKNYVIVSLHQRLLRQECKLVEKREDAEVVVEVGAGSLGTDRTEWFVGVPEIPLAMPSPISIPKLSVFTRTKAIGTAKLCVVALDVQTHQAVINSGYSLARSDQRDWNVLGIGSVQTGTVPKQIEDSTGESETLKLPSNIAQKATLKR, encoded by the coding sequence ATGAAGTCGCGTTGCTGGACCTTCGCCATTGCAGGCACGCTGAGCGTGCTTGCCGGTTGCGTCACGACAAAGCAAACCGACACCGCGCGCACCGGCGTCGAGCAGTTGCTGCTTTCAACGGCCACGGATCAAGCGCTCGACAAGATCGACCTGGCTCCGATCGCCCGTGCCAAGGTATTCGTCGATACGCAATACCTGGATTGCGTGGATAAGAACTACGTCATTGTCTCGCTGCATCAGCGATTGCTGCGACAAGAGTGCAAGCTCGTCGAGAAGCGTGAAGACGCCGAAGTGGTCGTCGAAGTCGGTGCTGGCAGCCTGGGCACCGATCGTACGGAATGGTTCGTCGGCGTTCCCGAAATTCCGCTGGCCATGCCGTCGCCGATTTCGATTCCCAAGCTCTCGGTCTTCACGCGCACCAAGGCGATCGGCACGGCCAAGCTGTGCGTCGTCGCTTTGGACGTGCAAACGCACCAGGCCGTAATTAATTCGGGCTATTCTCTCGCGCGCAGCGATCAGAGAGACTGGAACGTGCTAGGGATCGGAAGCGTACAGACCGGTACTGTGCCGAAGCAAATCGAAGATTCGACGGGTGAGAGTGAGACGCTGAAGCTCCCGTCGAACATCGCGCAGAAAGCAACTTTGAAGCGCTAG
- a CDS encoding VCBS repeat-containing protein, translating to MASLFYAALCFNVLISNGAAADKAPKISFKRTQIDSKFRSEGASIGDFNHDGIKDISAGYVYFAAPDWKMHPVIENPTEYDPHNYSNSFCNFADDVNGDGWTDLLVVDFPGQHTWWFENPQSAGGPWKRNIVTPVTNNESPTYLDVDGDGRRDLVMGYSTDPANPDGPDRWMGIARRPAADVHGLWPIQAISAKGAPCTGKFIHGLGVGDLNLDGRNDVVVREGWWESPPAEKAQGEWQFHPADLGANCAQMYVYDFDGDGDNDVLTSAGHELGIWWHEQSPQGWKTHLIDRGFSQTHALMMADINGDGLPDFVTGKRYWAHGPKGDVDPDAPAVVYWFELTRQDGKPIWIPHEIDNDSGVGTQFDVADINGDGLLDIATSNKKGTNYFEQVRK from the coding sequence ATGGCGAGTTTGTTCTATGCAGCTTTATGCTTCAACGTCTTAATTTCGAACGGCGCGGCCGCGGACAAGGCGCCCAAGATCAGCTTCAAACGCACCCAAATCGATAGCAAGTTTCGTAGTGAAGGGGCCTCGATCGGCGACTTCAATCACGACGGGATTAAGGATATCTCGGCCGGCTATGTTTATTTCGCCGCGCCCGATTGGAAGATGCATCCGGTCATCGAGAATCCAACGGAATACGACCCGCACAACTACAGCAACAGCTTTTGCAACTTCGCCGACGATGTGAATGGCGACGGCTGGACCGATCTCTTGGTCGTCGATTTCCCGGGCCAACACACCTGGTGGTTCGAGAATCCGCAATCGGCCGGTGGCCCTTGGAAGCGAAACATCGTTACTCCCGTGACGAACAACGAAAGTCCCACGTATCTCGACGTCGACGGTGACGGACGCCGCGACTTGGTGATGGGATACTCGACCGACCCTGCCAATCCCGACGGACCCGATCGCTGGATGGGCATCGCGCGCCGGCCGGCTGCAGACGTACATGGGCTGTGGCCGATCCAAGCCATCTCGGCCAAAGGCGCCCCTTGTACCGGCAAGTTCATCCACGGACTGGGCGTGGGGGATTTGAATCTAGATGGCCGCAACGACGTGGTCGTTCGTGAAGGTTGGTGGGAATCGCCACCGGCGGAAAAAGCGCAAGGCGAATGGCAGTTTCATCCGGCCGATCTCGGCGCCAACTGCGCGCAGATGTACGTCTACGACTTCGATGGCGACGGTGACAATGACGTGCTCACCTCGGCCGGACACGAGCTGGGCATCTGGTGGCACGAACAATCGCCGCAAGGCTGGAAGACCCACCTGATCGATCGCGGCTTTTCGCAGACGCACGCCCTGATGATGGCCGACATCAATGGCGACGGCTTGCCCGACTTCGTCACCGGCAAGCGTTATTGGGCGCACGGTCCGAAGGGGGACGTCGATCCCGACGCACCGGCCGTGGTCTATTGGTTCGAGTTGACGCGCCAGGATGGCAAGCCAATCTGGATTCCGCATGAAATCGATAACGACAGCGGCGTCGGCACGCAATTCGATGTGGCCGACATCAACGGCGATGGACTGTTAGACATCGCCACGTCGAACAAGAAGGGGACGAACTACTTCGAACAAGTGCGCAAATAG